The sequence AAATTCGTTGCAGATGCTATGGGCGGAGCATGTTCTGCTGAAATTAATGGCTCCTCATGGCTTGATGCACTTACATTTGACACTTCAACTTCACAAGGCAATACCAATGCAGTTGCTTACGGTTACACTTATGTTCAGATTCCGAAGGCTACTGTTTACGGCACAGGTCTTTGCGAGGCACCAAGAGGCGCACTCGGACACTGGATAAAGATTCAGAACAAGAAGATTGCCAACTACCAGTGCGTTGTTCCTTCAACATGGAACAATGGACCAAGGGGTTCAAGCTATTCAG comes from Nitrospirota bacterium and encodes:
- a CDS encoding nickel-dependent hydrogenase large subunit; its protein translation is KFVADAMGGACSAEINGSSWLDALTFDTSTSQGNTNAVAYGYTYVQIPKATVYGTGLCEAPRGALGHWIKIQNKKIANYQCVVPSTWNNGPRGSSYSDLGVAESVLYGLKVCDGDPTSNTTLQNEAALNIARMLHPYDFCTACAVHVVSPEGKELVKFTFDPDGKIMRI